In Anas acuta chromosome 6, bAnaAcu1.1, whole genome shotgun sequence, the following are encoded in one genomic region:
- the MUC13 gene encoding mucin-13 isoform X9, which yields MTPTASSTTNASEETSVTPTANSTTNETEETTSVTPTANSTTNATEGNITTTTVTPAATTTTKPSSADPCNTNPCGTNSAKCISLFSDYVCECPYGFYYDSSTCYPGKIFPGTITLAGTYSKDIETVNSSQYQEMSEKLTAFFEAAFNLTDYKQTVIVKVDVTTGNTRSENSGVSITVMNIFEKNTKETTETVTNLIREEANRSNSAYLYSNTSHCAVFDCDSATTECQESEYPECKCKNGLSKTEWDDRSCSDCSSDCSANNNKYCAKTNGVPECYCMTNFKREDEKCVSCPVGYSGQNCENNFELILIIVGTVFGAIILCLVVAVSVVSVRAKHSKDPEKKSLIKPGHSNPDTSSETRIFPRIQTTSGHGNPGYQPNPYEARSSNRNRFLDGDYDDVYDMSREPEGFRMQRR from the exons ATGACACCTACTGCTAGCTCTACAACAAATGCATCAGAAG AGACAAGCGTGACACCTACTGCTAACTCTAcaacaaatgaaacagaag AGACAACAAGCGTGACACCTACTGCTAACTCTACAACAAATGCAACAGAAG GAAACATAACTACAACAACTGTGACACCTGCTGCTACAACTACAACAAAACCATCATCGG CAGATCCATGCAACACAAATCCTTGCGGAACAAATTCGGCtaaatgtatttctctgttttccgACTATGTCTGCGAGTGCCCCTATGGATTCTACTATGACAGCAGTACTTGTTATCCAG GGAAAATATTCCCAGGGACCATTACACTGGCAGGAACTTACTCTAAGGATATTGAAACTGTAAATTCCTCACAGTATCAAGAGATGTCCGAAAAATTAACAGCTTTT TTTGAGGCAGCATTTAACTTAACAGACTACAAACAGACTGTCATCGTGAAAGTTGA TGTTACTACAGGAAACACCAGAAGTGAAAATTCTGGAGTGAGCATAACAGTGATGAACATATttgagaaaaacacaaaagaaaccaCCGAAACAGTTACTAATCTAATAAGGGAAGAAGCAAACAGGTCCAACTCCGCGTATCTCTACAGCA atACAAGCCATTGTGCTGTTTTTGATTGTGATAGTGCAACCACAGAATGTCAAGAAAGTGAGTATCCAGAATGCAAGTGCAAAAACGGTTTATCAAAGACAGAGTGGGATGATCGTTCTTGTTCAG ATTGCAGTAGTGACTGTTCTGCAAATAACAACAAGTACTGTGCCAAAACAAATGGGGTTCCAGAATGCTATTGCATGACTAACTTTAAGAGGGAGGACGAAAAATGTGTAAG CTGTCCAGTGGGCTACTCTGGACAGAACTGTGAGAACA attttgaaCTCATCCTTATAATAGTGGGCACAGTTTTTGGAGCCATTATCCTGTGTTTAGTGGTAGCAGTCTCAGTTGTTTCAGTAAG AGCCAAACACAGTAAAGATCCAGAGAAAAAGAGCTTGATAAAGCCAGGACATTCCAATCCTGATACCTCTAGTGAGACCAGGATCTTCCCCAGAATCCAGACCACTTCTGGCCATGGAAATCCAGGGTATCAGCCAAACCCGTATGAGGCTCGTTCCTCAAACAGGAATCGTTTTTTGGACGGGGATTATGATGATGTG TATGACATGTCACGGGAGCCTGAGGGCTTTAGGATGCAACGCAGATAA
- the MUC13 gene encoding mucin-13 isoform X2, which produces MPFVFPSSETTDTNLSSPATTPTEETSVTPTASSTTNASEETSVTPTANSTTNETEETTSVTPTANSTTNATEGNITTTTVTPAATTTTKPSSDPCNTNPCGTNSAKCISLFSDYVCECPYGFYYDSSTCYPGKIFPGTITLAGTYSKDIETVNSSQYQEMSEKLTAFFEAAFNLTDYKQTVIVKVDVTTGNTRSENSGVSITVMNIFEKNTKETTETVTNLIREEANRSNSAYLYSNTSHCAVFDCDSATTECQESEYPECKCKNGLSKTEWDDRSCSDCSSDCSANNNKYCAKTNGVPECYCMTNFKREDEKCVSCPVGYSGQNCENNFELILIIVGTVFGAIILCLVVAVSVVSVRAKHSKDPEKKSLIKPGHSNPDTSSETRIFPRIQTTSGHGNPGYQPNPYEARSSNRNRFLDGDYDDVYDMSREPEGFRMQRR; this is translated from the exons atgccttttgttttcccttcatcAGAAACCACAGATACAAATTTGTCATCTCCTGCTACAACTCCAACAGAAG AGACAAGCGTGACACCTACTGCTAGCTCTACAACAAATGCATCAGAAG AGACAAGCGTGACACCTACTGCTAACTCTAcaacaaatgaaacagaag AGACAACAAGCGTGACACCTACTGCTAACTCTACAACAAATGCAACAGAAG GAAACATAACTACAACAACTGTGACACCTGCTGCTACAACTACAACAAAACCATCATCGG ATCCATGCAACACAAATCCTTGCGGAACAAATTCGGCtaaatgtatttctctgttttccgACTATGTCTGCGAGTGCCCCTATGGATTCTACTATGACAGCAGTACTTGTTATCCAG GGAAAATATTCCCAGGGACCATTACACTGGCAGGAACTTACTCTAAGGATATTGAAACTGTAAATTCCTCACAGTATCAAGAGATGTCCGAAAAATTAACAGCTTTT TTTGAGGCAGCATTTAACTTAACAGACTACAAACAGACTGTCATCGTGAAAGTTGA TGTTACTACAGGAAACACCAGAAGTGAAAATTCTGGAGTGAGCATAACAGTGATGAACATATttgagaaaaacacaaaagaaaccaCCGAAACAGTTACTAATCTAATAAGGGAAGAAGCAAACAGGTCCAACTCCGCGTATCTCTACAGCA atACAAGCCATTGTGCTGTTTTTGATTGTGATAGTGCAACCACAGAATGTCAAGAAAGTGAGTATCCAGAATGCAAGTGCAAAAACGGTTTATCAAAGACAGAGTGGGATGATCGTTCTTGTTCAG ATTGCAGTAGTGACTGTTCTGCAAATAACAACAAGTACTGTGCCAAAACAAATGGGGTTCCAGAATGCTATTGCATGACTAACTTTAAGAGGGAGGACGAAAAATGTGTAAG CTGTCCAGTGGGCTACTCTGGACAGAACTGTGAGAACA attttgaaCTCATCCTTATAATAGTGGGCACAGTTTTTGGAGCCATTATCCTGTGTTTAGTGGTAGCAGTCTCAGTTGTTTCAGTAAG AGCCAAACACAGTAAAGATCCAGAGAAAAAGAGCTTGATAAAGCCAGGACATTCCAATCCTGATACCTCTAGTGAGACCAGGATCTTCCCCAGAATCCAGACCACTTCTGGCCATGGAAATCCAGGGTATCAGCCAAACCCGTATGAGGCTCGTTCCTCAAACAGGAATCGTTTTTTGGACGGGGATTATGATGATGTG TATGACATGTCACGGGAGCCTGAGGGCTTTAGGATGCAACGCAGATAA
- the MUC13 gene encoding mucin-13 isoform X10 has product MSFVFPSSENTTTATVTPTASYATETTVETSVTPTANSTTNETEGNITTTTVTPAATTTTKPSSADPCNTNPCGTNSAKCISLFSDYVCECPYGFYYDSSTCYPGKIFPGTITLAGTYSKDIETVNSSQYQEMSEKLTAFFEAAFNLTDYKQTVIVKVDVTTGNTRSENSGVSITVMNIFEKNTKETTETVTNLIREEANRSNSAYLYSNTSHCAVFDCDSATTECQESEYPECKCKNGLSKTEWDDRSCSDCSSDCSANNNKYCAKTNGVPECYCMTNFKREDEKCVSCPVGYSGQNCENNFELILIIVGTVFGAIILCLVVAVSVVSVRAKHSKDPEKKSLIKPGHSNPDTSSETRIFPRIQTTSGHGNPGYQPNPYEARSSNRNRFLDGDYDDVYDMSREPEGFRMQRR; this is encoded by the exons atgtcttttgtttttccttcatcagAAAACACAACTACAGCAACTGTGACACCTACTGCTAGCTATGCAACAGAAACAACAGTAG AGACAAGCGTGACACCTACTGCTAACTCTAcaacaaatgaaacagaag GAAACATAACTACAACAACTGTGACACCTGCTGCTACAACTACAACAAAACCATCATCGG CAGATCCATGCAACACAAATCCTTGCGGAACAAATTCGGCtaaatgtatttctctgttttccgACTATGTCTGCGAGTGCCCCTATGGATTCTACTATGACAGCAGTACTTGTTATCCAG GGAAAATATTCCCAGGGACCATTACACTGGCAGGAACTTACTCTAAGGATATTGAAACTGTAAATTCCTCACAGTATCAAGAGATGTCCGAAAAATTAACAGCTTTT TTTGAGGCAGCATTTAACTTAACAGACTACAAACAGACTGTCATCGTGAAAGTTGA TGTTACTACAGGAAACACCAGAAGTGAAAATTCTGGAGTGAGCATAACAGTGATGAACATATttgagaaaaacacaaaagaaaccaCCGAAACAGTTACTAATCTAATAAGGGAAGAAGCAAACAGGTCCAACTCCGCGTATCTCTACAGCA atACAAGCCATTGTGCTGTTTTTGATTGTGATAGTGCAACCACAGAATGTCAAGAAAGTGAGTATCCAGAATGCAAGTGCAAAAACGGTTTATCAAAGACAGAGTGGGATGATCGTTCTTGTTCAG ATTGCAGTAGTGACTGTTCTGCAAATAACAACAAGTACTGTGCCAAAACAAATGGGGTTCCAGAATGCTATTGCATGACTAACTTTAAGAGGGAGGACGAAAAATGTGTAAG CTGTCCAGTGGGCTACTCTGGACAGAACTGTGAGAACA attttgaaCTCATCCTTATAATAGTGGGCACAGTTTTTGGAGCCATTATCCTGTGTTTAGTGGTAGCAGTCTCAGTTGTTTCAGTAAG AGCCAAACACAGTAAAGATCCAGAGAAAAAGAGCTTGATAAAGCCAGGACATTCCAATCCTGATACCTCTAGTGAGACCAGGATCTTCCCCAGAATCCAGACCACTTCTGGCCATGGAAATCCAGGGTATCAGCCAAACCCGTATGAGGCTCGTTCCTCAAACAGGAATCGTTTTTTGGACGGGGATTATGATGATGTG TATGACATGTCACGGGAGCCTGAGGGCTTTAGGATGCAACGCAGATAA
- the MUC13 gene encoding mucin-13 isoform X5, translated as MPFVFPSSETTDTNLSSPATTPTEETSVTPTASSTTNASEETTSVTPTANSTTNATEGNITTTTVTPAATTTTKPSSADPCNTNPCGTNSAKCISLFSDYVCECPYGFYYDSSTCYPGKIFPGTITLAGTYSKDIETVNSSQYQEMSEKLTAFFEAAFNLTDYKQTVIVKVDVTTGNTRSENSGVSITVMNIFEKNTKETTETVTNLIREEANRSNSAYLYSNTSHCAVFDCDSATTECQESEYPECKCKNGLSKTEWDDRSCSDCSSDCSANNNKYCAKTNGVPECYCMTNFKREDEKCVSCPVGYSGQNCENNFELILIIVGTVFGAIILCLVVAVSVVSVRAKHSKDPEKKSLIKPGHSNPDTSSETRIFPRIQTTSGHGNPGYQPNPYEARSSNRNRFLDGDYDDVYDMSREPEGFRMQRR; from the exons atgccttttgttttcccttcatcAGAAACCACAGATACAAATTTGTCATCTCCTGCTACAACTCCAACAGAAG AGACAAGCGTGACACCTACTGCTAGCTCTACAACAAATGCATCAGAAG AGACAACAAGCGTGACACCTACTGCTAACTCTACAACAAATGCAACAGAAG GAAACATAACTACAACAACTGTGACACCTGCTGCTACAACTACAACAAAACCATCATCGG CAGATCCATGCAACACAAATCCTTGCGGAACAAATTCGGCtaaatgtatttctctgttttccgACTATGTCTGCGAGTGCCCCTATGGATTCTACTATGACAGCAGTACTTGTTATCCAG GGAAAATATTCCCAGGGACCATTACACTGGCAGGAACTTACTCTAAGGATATTGAAACTGTAAATTCCTCACAGTATCAAGAGATGTCCGAAAAATTAACAGCTTTT TTTGAGGCAGCATTTAACTTAACAGACTACAAACAGACTGTCATCGTGAAAGTTGA TGTTACTACAGGAAACACCAGAAGTGAAAATTCTGGAGTGAGCATAACAGTGATGAACATATttgagaaaaacacaaaagaaaccaCCGAAACAGTTACTAATCTAATAAGGGAAGAAGCAAACAGGTCCAACTCCGCGTATCTCTACAGCA atACAAGCCATTGTGCTGTTTTTGATTGTGATAGTGCAACCACAGAATGTCAAGAAAGTGAGTATCCAGAATGCAAGTGCAAAAACGGTTTATCAAAGACAGAGTGGGATGATCGTTCTTGTTCAG ATTGCAGTAGTGACTGTTCTGCAAATAACAACAAGTACTGTGCCAAAACAAATGGGGTTCCAGAATGCTATTGCATGACTAACTTTAAGAGGGAGGACGAAAAATGTGTAAG CTGTCCAGTGGGCTACTCTGGACAGAACTGTGAGAACA attttgaaCTCATCCTTATAATAGTGGGCACAGTTTTTGGAGCCATTATCCTGTGTTTAGTGGTAGCAGTCTCAGTTGTTTCAGTAAG AGCCAAACACAGTAAAGATCCAGAGAAAAAGAGCTTGATAAAGCCAGGACATTCCAATCCTGATACCTCTAGTGAGACCAGGATCTTCCCCAGAATCCAGACCACTTCTGGCCATGGAAATCCAGGGTATCAGCCAAACCCGTATGAGGCTCGTTCCTCAAACAGGAATCGTTTTTTGGACGGGGATTATGATGATGTG TATGACATGTCACGGGAGCCTGAGGGCTTTAGGATGCAACGCAGATAA
- the MUC13 gene encoding mucin-13 isoform X7 — MPFVFPSSETTDTNLSSPATTPTEETSVTPTASSTTNASEETSVTPTANSTTNETEGNITTTTVTPAATTTTKPSSADPCNTNPCGTNSAKCISLFSDYVCECPYGFYYDSSTCYPGKIFPGTITLAGTYSKDIETVNSSQYQEMSEKLTAFFEAAFNLTDYKQTVIVKVDVTTGNTRSENSGVSITVMNIFEKNTKETTETVTNLIREEANRSNSAYLYSNTSHCAVFDCDSATTECQESEYPECKCKNGLSKTEWDDRSCSDCSSDCSANNNKYCAKTNGVPECYCMTNFKREDEKCVSCPVGYSGQNCENNFELILIIVGTVFGAIILCLVVAVSVVSVRAKHSKDPEKKSLIKPGHSNPDTSSETRIFPRIQTTSGHGNPGYQPNPYEARSSNRNRFLDGDYDDVYDMSREPEGFRMQRR, encoded by the exons atgccttttgttttcccttcatcAGAAACCACAGATACAAATTTGTCATCTCCTGCTACAACTCCAACAGAAG AGACAAGCGTGACACCTACTGCTAGCTCTACAACAAATGCATCAGAAG AGACAAGCGTGACACCTACTGCTAACTCTAcaacaaatgaaacagaag GAAACATAACTACAACAACTGTGACACCTGCTGCTACAACTACAACAAAACCATCATCGG CAGATCCATGCAACACAAATCCTTGCGGAACAAATTCGGCtaaatgtatttctctgttttccgACTATGTCTGCGAGTGCCCCTATGGATTCTACTATGACAGCAGTACTTGTTATCCAG GGAAAATATTCCCAGGGACCATTACACTGGCAGGAACTTACTCTAAGGATATTGAAACTGTAAATTCCTCACAGTATCAAGAGATGTCCGAAAAATTAACAGCTTTT TTTGAGGCAGCATTTAACTTAACAGACTACAAACAGACTGTCATCGTGAAAGTTGA TGTTACTACAGGAAACACCAGAAGTGAAAATTCTGGAGTGAGCATAACAGTGATGAACATATttgagaaaaacacaaaagaaaccaCCGAAACAGTTACTAATCTAATAAGGGAAGAAGCAAACAGGTCCAACTCCGCGTATCTCTACAGCA atACAAGCCATTGTGCTGTTTTTGATTGTGATAGTGCAACCACAGAATGTCAAGAAAGTGAGTATCCAGAATGCAAGTGCAAAAACGGTTTATCAAAGACAGAGTGGGATGATCGTTCTTGTTCAG ATTGCAGTAGTGACTGTTCTGCAAATAACAACAAGTACTGTGCCAAAACAAATGGGGTTCCAGAATGCTATTGCATGACTAACTTTAAGAGGGAGGACGAAAAATGTGTAAG CTGTCCAGTGGGCTACTCTGGACAGAACTGTGAGAACA attttgaaCTCATCCTTATAATAGTGGGCACAGTTTTTGGAGCCATTATCCTGTGTTTAGTGGTAGCAGTCTCAGTTGTTTCAGTAAG AGCCAAACACAGTAAAGATCCAGAGAAAAAGAGCTTGATAAAGCCAGGACATTCCAATCCTGATACCTCTAGTGAGACCAGGATCTTCCCCAGAATCCAGACCACTTCTGGCCATGGAAATCCAGGGTATCAGCCAAACCCGTATGAGGCTCGTTCCTCAAACAGGAATCGTTTTTTGGACGGGGATTATGATGATGTG TATGACATGTCACGGGAGCCTGAGGGCTTTAGGATGCAACGCAGATAA
- the MUC13 gene encoding mucin-13 isoform X8 — protein MPFVFPSSETTDTNLSSPATTPTEETSVTPTASSTTNASEETSVTPTANSTTNETEGNITTTTVTPAATTTTKPSSDPCNTNPCGTNSAKCISLFSDYVCECPYGFYYDSSTCYPGKIFPGTITLAGTYSKDIETVNSSQYQEMSEKLTAFFEAAFNLTDYKQTVIVKVDVTTGNTRSENSGVSITVMNIFEKNTKETTETVTNLIREEANRSNSAYLYSNTSHCAVFDCDSATTECQESEYPECKCKNGLSKTEWDDRSCSDCSSDCSANNNKYCAKTNGVPECYCMTNFKREDEKCVSCPVGYSGQNCENNFELILIIVGTVFGAIILCLVVAVSVVSVRAKHSKDPEKKSLIKPGHSNPDTSSETRIFPRIQTTSGHGNPGYQPNPYEARSSNRNRFLDGDYDDVYDMSREPEGFRMQRR, from the exons atgccttttgttttcccttcatcAGAAACCACAGATACAAATTTGTCATCTCCTGCTACAACTCCAACAGAAG AGACAAGCGTGACACCTACTGCTAGCTCTACAACAAATGCATCAGAAG AGACAAGCGTGACACCTACTGCTAACTCTAcaacaaatgaaacagaag GAAACATAACTACAACAACTGTGACACCTGCTGCTACAACTACAACAAAACCATCATCGG ATCCATGCAACACAAATCCTTGCGGAACAAATTCGGCtaaatgtatttctctgttttccgACTATGTCTGCGAGTGCCCCTATGGATTCTACTATGACAGCAGTACTTGTTATCCAG GGAAAATATTCCCAGGGACCATTACACTGGCAGGAACTTACTCTAAGGATATTGAAACTGTAAATTCCTCACAGTATCAAGAGATGTCCGAAAAATTAACAGCTTTT TTTGAGGCAGCATTTAACTTAACAGACTACAAACAGACTGTCATCGTGAAAGTTGA TGTTACTACAGGAAACACCAGAAGTGAAAATTCTGGAGTGAGCATAACAGTGATGAACATATttgagaaaaacacaaaagaaaccaCCGAAACAGTTACTAATCTAATAAGGGAAGAAGCAAACAGGTCCAACTCCGCGTATCTCTACAGCA atACAAGCCATTGTGCTGTTTTTGATTGTGATAGTGCAACCACAGAATGTCAAGAAAGTGAGTATCCAGAATGCAAGTGCAAAAACGGTTTATCAAAGACAGAGTGGGATGATCGTTCTTGTTCAG ATTGCAGTAGTGACTGTTCTGCAAATAACAACAAGTACTGTGCCAAAACAAATGGGGTTCCAGAATGCTATTGCATGACTAACTTTAAGAGGGAGGACGAAAAATGTGTAAG CTGTCCAGTGGGCTACTCTGGACAGAACTGTGAGAACA attttgaaCTCATCCTTATAATAGTGGGCACAGTTTTTGGAGCCATTATCCTGTGTTTAGTGGTAGCAGTCTCAGTTGTTTCAGTAAG AGCCAAACACAGTAAAGATCCAGAGAAAAAGAGCTTGATAAAGCCAGGACATTCCAATCCTGATACCTCTAGTGAGACCAGGATCTTCCCCAGAATCCAGACCACTTCTGGCCATGGAAATCCAGGGTATCAGCCAAACCCGTATGAGGCTCGTTCCTCAAACAGGAATCGTTTTTTGGACGGGGATTATGATGATGTG TATGACATGTCACGGGAGCCTGAGGGCTTTAGGATGCAACGCAGATAA
- the MUC13 gene encoding mucin-13 isoform X1, whose translation MPFVFPSSETTDTNLSSPATTPTEETSVTPTASSTTNASEETSVTPTANSTTNETEETTSVTPTANSTTNATEGNITTTTVTPAATTTTKPSSADPCNTNPCGTNSAKCISLFSDYVCECPYGFYYDSSTCYPGKIFPGTITLAGTYSKDIETVNSSQYQEMSEKLTAFFEAAFNLTDYKQTVIVKVDVTTGNTRSENSGVSITVMNIFEKNTKETTETVTNLIREEANRSNSAYLYSNTSHCAVFDCDSATTECQESEYPECKCKNGLSKTEWDDRSCSDCSSDCSANNNKYCAKTNGVPECYCMTNFKREDEKCVSCPVGYSGQNCENNFELILIIVGTVFGAIILCLVVAVSVVSVRAKHSKDPEKKSLIKPGHSNPDTSSETRIFPRIQTTSGHGNPGYQPNPYEARSSNRNRFLDGDYDDVYDMSREPEGFRMQRR comes from the exons atgccttttgttttcccttcatcAGAAACCACAGATACAAATTTGTCATCTCCTGCTACAACTCCAACAGAAG AGACAAGCGTGACACCTACTGCTAGCTCTACAACAAATGCATCAGAAG AGACAAGCGTGACACCTACTGCTAACTCTAcaacaaatgaaacagaag AGACAACAAGCGTGACACCTACTGCTAACTCTACAACAAATGCAACAGAAG GAAACATAACTACAACAACTGTGACACCTGCTGCTACAACTACAACAAAACCATCATCGG CAGATCCATGCAACACAAATCCTTGCGGAACAAATTCGGCtaaatgtatttctctgttttccgACTATGTCTGCGAGTGCCCCTATGGATTCTACTATGACAGCAGTACTTGTTATCCAG GGAAAATATTCCCAGGGACCATTACACTGGCAGGAACTTACTCTAAGGATATTGAAACTGTAAATTCCTCACAGTATCAAGAGATGTCCGAAAAATTAACAGCTTTT TTTGAGGCAGCATTTAACTTAACAGACTACAAACAGACTGTCATCGTGAAAGTTGA TGTTACTACAGGAAACACCAGAAGTGAAAATTCTGGAGTGAGCATAACAGTGATGAACATATttgagaaaaacacaaaagaaaccaCCGAAACAGTTACTAATCTAATAAGGGAAGAAGCAAACAGGTCCAACTCCGCGTATCTCTACAGCA atACAAGCCATTGTGCTGTTTTTGATTGTGATAGTGCAACCACAGAATGTCAAGAAAGTGAGTATCCAGAATGCAAGTGCAAAAACGGTTTATCAAAGACAGAGTGGGATGATCGTTCTTGTTCAG ATTGCAGTAGTGACTGTTCTGCAAATAACAACAAGTACTGTGCCAAAACAAATGGGGTTCCAGAATGCTATTGCATGACTAACTTTAAGAGGGAGGACGAAAAATGTGTAAG CTGTCCAGTGGGCTACTCTGGACAGAACTGTGAGAACA attttgaaCTCATCCTTATAATAGTGGGCACAGTTTTTGGAGCCATTATCCTGTGTTTAGTGGTAGCAGTCTCAGTTGTTTCAGTAAG AGCCAAACACAGTAAAGATCCAGAGAAAAAGAGCTTGATAAAGCCAGGACATTCCAATCCTGATACCTCTAGTGAGACCAGGATCTTCCCCAGAATCCAGACCACTTCTGGCCATGGAAATCCAGGGTATCAGCCAAACCCGTATGAGGCTCGTTCCTCAAACAGGAATCGTTTTTTGGACGGGGATTATGATGATGTG TATGACATGTCACGGGAGCCTGAGGGCTTTAGGATGCAACGCAGATAA
- the MUC13 gene encoding mucin-13 isoform X3: protein MSFVFPSSENTTTATVTPTASYATETTVETSVTPTANSTTNETEETTSVTPTANSTTNATEGNITTTTVTPAATTTTKPSSADPCNTNPCGTNSAKCISLFSDYVCECPYGFYYDSSTCYPGKIFPGTITLAGTYSKDIETVNSSQYQEMSEKLTAFFEAAFNLTDYKQTVIVKVDVTTGNTRSENSGVSITVMNIFEKNTKETTETVTNLIREEANRSNSAYLYSNTSHCAVFDCDSATTECQESEYPECKCKNGLSKTEWDDRSCSDCSSDCSANNNKYCAKTNGVPECYCMTNFKREDEKCVSCPVGYSGQNCENNFELILIIVGTVFGAIILCLVVAVSVVSVRAKHSKDPEKKSLIKPGHSNPDTSSETRIFPRIQTTSGHGNPGYQPNPYEARSSNRNRFLDGDYDDVYDMSREPEGFRMQRR from the exons atgtcttttgtttttccttcatcagAAAACACAACTACAGCAACTGTGACACCTACTGCTAGCTATGCAACAGAAACAACAGTAG AGACAAGCGTGACACCTACTGCTAACTCTAcaacaaatgaaacagaag AGACAACAAGCGTGACACCTACTGCTAACTCTACAACAAATGCAACAGAAG GAAACATAACTACAACAACTGTGACACCTGCTGCTACAACTACAACAAAACCATCATCGG CAGATCCATGCAACACAAATCCTTGCGGAACAAATTCGGCtaaatgtatttctctgttttccgACTATGTCTGCGAGTGCCCCTATGGATTCTACTATGACAGCAGTACTTGTTATCCAG GGAAAATATTCCCAGGGACCATTACACTGGCAGGAACTTACTCTAAGGATATTGAAACTGTAAATTCCTCACAGTATCAAGAGATGTCCGAAAAATTAACAGCTTTT TTTGAGGCAGCATTTAACTTAACAGACTACAAACAGACTGTCATCGTGAAAGTTGA TGTTACTACAGGAAACACCAGAAGTGAAAATTCTGGAGTGAGCATAACAGTGATGAACATATttgagaaaaacacaaaagaaaccaCCGAAACAGTTACTAATCTAATAAGGGAAGAAGCAAACAGGTCCAACTCCGCGTATCTCTACAGCA atACAAGCCATTGTGCTGTTTTTGATTGTGATAGTGCAACCACAGAATGTCAAGAAAGTGAGTATCCAGAATGCAAGTGCAAAAACGGTTTATCAAAGACAGAGTGGGATGATCGTTCTTGTTCAG ATTGCAGTAGTGACTGTTCTGCAAATAACAACAAGTACTGTGCCAAAACAAATGGGGTTCCAGAATGCTATTGCATGACTAACTTTAAGAGGGAGGACGAAAAATGTGTAAG CTGTCCAGTGGGCTACTCTGGACAGAACTGTGAGAACA attttgaaCTCATCCTTATAATAGTGGGCACAGTTTTTGGAGCCATTATCCTGTGTTTAGTGGTAGCAGTCTCAGTTGTTTCAGTAAG AGCCAAACACAGTAAAGATCCAGAGAAAAAGAGCTTGATAAAGCCAGGACATTCCAATCCTGATACCTCTAGTGAGACCAGGATCTTCCCCAGAATCCAGACCACTTCTGGCCATGGAAATCCAGGGTATCAGCCAAACCCGTATGAGGCTCGTTCCTCAAACAGGAATCGTTTTTTGGACGGGGATTATGATGATGTG TATGACATGTCACGGGAGCCTGAGGGCTTTAGGATGCAACGCAGATAA